The following proteins are co-located in the Triticum aestivum cultivar Chinese Spring chromosome 1A, IWGSC CS RefSeq v2.1, whole genome shotgun sequence genome:
- the LOC123039621 gene encoding uncharacterized protein isoform X4, with protein MPPKTPITCNWVKSIVIDSTFDDFMKTVYLPKKEIMSYRAPNPTEEKPQPKEGEVIVFTDHMNRGFPPPGLKFFRDVLHFFDLHPQDIKPNSMSNICNFQVFCEVYLGEEPSLLLLRELFYLNRQNERANGPSLKLGGVSIQRRRDAIFPYANPPSHPKDWNQTWLYCQDTSPAYENPLPSFRALCLESNHPLPDKLSAVECQKLAPTMVKVKALLGNGLSGIDLVRVWLAWRIIPLSRRPGLMCTYTCEKNDPLRHSPDDLPDDVIDNMTKSLLNESLADCGKVGLNPFCKANPTPAANDKFWKEKYDHEAAKRARKAKRAARKAAVKKKGNKSSASDLLRLEDTSESEVALDSLGSFFNHLIDTDYHQEDTRTSNRVDEEIHESRRQTRTSKDVELSSVLPNTPRKRRNESNMPAFKTAPGGKAKPSKKVKKSKPAEEPSFKEPELQTAAPEASVPEPPLEPAHDTPTSTIDPPAEQTADGSENLEVSSPAKIDDPQDADVVITKTGYTEPGRPTVLAKCSAKEEHLERCKVRFDVADYTHMSIGEVFSGYLSQVHSSRDLEVDMVKQMH; from the exons ATGCCGCCCAAAACACCCATTACATGCAATTGGGTCAAGTCCATCGTCATAGATAGCACATTTGACGATTTTATGAAGACTGtctatctgccaaagaaggaaatcatgtcctatcgTGCACCTAATCCAACCGAAGAAAAGCCTCAACCTAAAGAGGGGGAAGTCATCgtcttcactgatcacatgaaccgagGCTTTCCCCCACCCGGCTTAAAGTTTTTTAGAGACGTCTTACACTTCTTTgacctccatcctcaagacatcaaaCCCAACTCCatgtctaatatttgcaactttcaagtgttttgtgaggtttatcttggagaagaacccagcttgctgctcttgagagagttattttatttgaaccgccagaatgaacgtgccaacgggcctagttTGAAACTTGGTGGGGTCTCAATCCAAAGACGGAGAGACGCCATTTTCCCTTATGCAAATCCaccaagtcaccccaaagactggaaccaaacttggttatattgtcaagacacttctccggcttatgagaaccctctgcccagcTTTCGCGCCCTGTGCCTCGAGTCTAATCATCCTCTACCAGACAAGTTATCCGCTGTTGAATGCCAGAAGCTCGCCCCTACCATGGTTAAAGTGAAGGCTCTTTTGGGGAATGGTTTAAGCGGTATCgacttggtccgggtttggcttgcctggcggaTCATCCCATTGAGCCGACGTCCTGGTTTGATGTGCACCTACACATGCGAGAAGAATGATCCTTTGCGGCACAGCCCTGATGATTTACCTGATGACGTCATTGATAATATGACAAAGTCGCTTTTGAACGAAAGCCTAGCAGACTGTGGCAAGGTGGGCTTAAaccctttctgcaaagctaacccgacTCCAGCG GCTAATGACAAATTTTGGAAAGAAAAATATGATCACGAAGCTGCAAAGAGAGCtaggaaggccaagagagccgccaggaaagccgccgTCAAAAAGAAAGGAAACAAGAGCAGCGCTTCAGACTTGCTTCGACTAGAAgatacctctgagtcggaggtagcccttgactctctaggctccttttttaaccaccttattgacactgattatcatcaggaggACACGAGAACGAGTAACAGAgtggatgaagag attcatgagagccggaggcagacccggaccagtaagGACGTAGAACTCTCATCCGTCTTACCAAATACACCAAGGAAACGTCGGAATGAG TCCaacatgccggcttttaagaccgctccagg CGGAAAAGCGAAGCCCAGCAAGAAGGTGAAGAAAagcaagccggccgaagagccatcTTTCAAAGAGCCAGAACTCCAGACGGCCGCTCCCGAGGCCTCTGTTCCTGAGCCGCCGCTTGAACCGGCGCATGACACACCAACATCAACTATCGACCCGCCTGCCGAACAAACCGCCGATGGTTCTGAAAACCTTGAAGTCTCTAGCCCGGCCAAGATAGACGACCCACAGGATGCTGATGTTGTAATCACCAAGACTGGCTAcactgagccggggagacctactgtgctAGCCAAGTGTTCTGCCAAAGAAGAGCACCTGGAACGTTGTAAGGTCAGATTTGACGTTgctgattatactcacatgagcattggggaagttttttctggatatcttagccaagtgcacagcagccgtgacctcgaagttgatatggtgaagcaaatgcactaG
- the LOC123039621 gene encoding uncharacterized protein isoform X3, with amino-acid sequence MPPKTPITCNWVKSIVIDSTFDDFMKTVYLPKKEIMSYRAPNPTEEKPQPKEGEVIVFTDHMNRGFPPPGLKFFRDVLHFFDLHPQDIKPNSMSNICNFQVFCEVYLGEEPSLLLLRELFYLNRQNERANGPSLKLGGVSIQRRRDAIFPYANPPSHPKDWNQTWLYCQDTSPAYENPLPSFRALCLESNHPLPDKLSAVECQKLAPTMVKVKALLGNGLSGIDLVRVWLAWRIIPLSRRPGLMCTYTCEKNDPLRHSPDDLPDDVIDNMTKSLLNESLADCGKVGLNPFCKANPTPAANDKFWKEKYDHEAAKRARKAKRAARKAAVKKKGNKSSASDLLRLEDTSESEVALDSLGSFFNHLIDTDYHQEDTRTSNRVDEEIHESRRQTRTSKDVELSSVLPNTPRKRRNEDTLPSSDDSLQSNMPAFKTAPGGKAKPSKKVKKSKPAEEPSFKEPELQTAAPEASVPEPPLEPAHDTPTSTIDPPAEQTADGSENLEVSSPAKIDDPQDADVVITKTGYTEPGRPTVLAKCSAKEEHLERCKVRFDVADYTHMSIGEVFSGYLSQVHSSRDLEVDMVKQMH; translated from the exons ATGCCGCCCAAAACACCCATTACATGCAATTGGGTCAAGTCCATCGTCATAGATAGCACATTTGACGATTTTATGAAGACTGtctatctgccaaagaaggaaatcatgtcctatcgTGCACCTAATCCAACCGAAGAAAAGCCTCAACCTAAAGAGGGGGAAGTCATCgtcttcactgatcacatgaaccgagGCTTTCCCCCACCCGGCTTAAAGTTTTTTAGAGACGTCTTACACTTCTTTgacctccatcctcaagacatcaaaCCCAACTCCatgtctaatatttgcaactttcaagtgttttgtgaggtttatcttggagaagaacccagcttgctgctcttgagagagttattttatttgaaccgccagaatgaacgtgccaacgggcctagttTGAAACTTGGTGGGGTCTCAATCCAAAGACGGAGAGACGCCATTTTCCCTTATGCAAATCCaccaagtcaccccaaagactggaaccaaacttggttatattgtcaagacacttctccggcttatgagaaccctctgcccagcTTTCGCGCCCTGTGCCTCGAGTCTAATCATCCTCTACCAGACAAGTTATCCGCTGTTGAATGCCAGAAGCTCGCCCCTACCATGGTTAAAGTGAAGGCTCTTTTGGGGAATGGTTTAAGCGGTATCgacttggtccgggtttggcttgcctggcggaTCATCCCATTGAGCCGACGTCCTGGTTTGATGTGCACCTACACATGCGAGAAGAATGATCCTTTGCGGCACAGCCCTGATGATTTACCTGATGACGTCATTGATAATATGACAAAGTCGCTTTTGAACGAAAGCCTAGCAGACTGTGGCAAGGTGGGCTTAAaccctttctgcaaagctaacccgacTCCAGCG GCTAATGACAAATTTTGGAAAGAAAAATATGATCACGAAGCTGCAAAGAGAGCtaggaaggccaagagagccgccaggaaagccgccgTCAAAAAGAAAGGAAACAAGAGCAGCGCTTCAGACTTGCTTCGACTAGAAgatacctctgagtcggaggtagcccttgactctctaggctccttttttaaccaccttattgacactgattatcatcaggaggACACGAGAACGAGTAACAGAgtggatgaagag attcatgagagccggaggcagacccggaccagtaagGACGTAGAACTCTCATCCGTCTTACCAAATACACCAAGGAAACGTCGGAATGAG gacaCTTTGCCTTCCTCCGATGACTCGCTCCAGTCCaacatgccggcttttaagaccgctccagg CGGAAAAGCGAAGCCCAGCAAGAAGGTGAAGAAAagcaagccggccgaagagccatcTTTCAAAGAGCCAGAACTCCAGACGGCCGCTCCCGAGGCCTCTGTTCCTGAGCCGCCGCTTGAACCGGCGCATGACACACCAACATCAACTATCGACCCGCCTGCCGAACAAACCGCCGATGGTTCTGAAAACCTTGAAGTCTCTAGCCCGGCCAAGATAGACGACCCACAGGATGCTGATGTTGTAATCACCAAGACTGGCTAcactgagccggggagacctactgtgctAGCCAAGTGTTCTGCCAAAGAAGAGCACCTGGAACGTTGTAAGGTCAGATTTGACGTTgctgattatactcacatgagcattggggaagttttttctggatatcttagccaagtgcacagcagccgtgacctcgaagttgatatggtgaagcaaatgcactaG
- the LOC123039621 gene encoding uncharacterized protein isoform X2 — protein MPPKTPITCNWVKSIVIDSTFDDFMKTVYLPKKEIMSYRAPNPTEEKPQPKEGEVIVFTDHMNRGFPPPGLKFFRDVLHFFDLHPQDIKPNSMSNICNFQVFCEVYLGEEPSLLLLRELFYLNRQNERANGPSLKLGGVSIQRRRDAIFPYANPPSHPKDWNQTWLYCQDTSPAYENPLPSFRALCLESNHPLPDKLSAVECQKLAPTMVKVKALLGNGLSGIDLVRVWLAWRIIPLSRRPGLMCTYTCEKNDPLRHSPDDLPDDVIDNMTKSLLNESLADCGKVGLNPFCKANPTPAANDKFWKEKYDHEAAKRARKAKRAARKAAVKKKGNKSSASDLLRLEDTSESEEDTRTSNRVDEEIHESRRQTRTSKDVELSSVLPNTPRKRRNEVTSNLTPFYPLAGLTRQPLNSFDSNYQDTLPSSDDSLQSNMPAFKTAPGGKAKPSKKVKKSKPAEEPSFKEPELQTAAPEASVPEPPLEPAHDTPTSTIDPPAEQTADGSENLEVSSPAKIDDPQDADVVITKTGYTEPGRPTVLAKCSAKEEHLERCKVRFDVADYTHMSIGEVFSGYLSQVHSSRDLEVDMVKQMH, from the exons ATGCCGCCCAAAACACCCATTACATGCAATTGGGTCAAGTCCATCGTCATAGATAGCACATTTGACGATTTTATGAAGACTGtctatctgccaaagaaggaaatcatgtcctatcgTGCACCTAATCCAACCGAAGAAAAGCCTCAACCTAAAGAGGGGGAAGTCATCgtcttcactgatcacatgaaccgagGCTTTCCCCCACCCGGCTTAAAGTTTTTTAGAGACGTCTTACACTTCTTTgacctccatcctcaagacatcaaaCCCAACTCCatgtctaatatttgcaactttcaagtgttttgtgaggtttatcttggagaagaacccagcttgctgctcttgagagagttattttatttgaaccgccagaatgaacgtgccaacgggcctagttTGAAACTTGGTGGGGTCTCAATCCAAAGACGGAGAGACGCCATTTTCCCTTATGCAAATCCaccaagtcaccccaaagactggaaccaaacttggttatattgtcaagacacttctccggcttatgagaaccctctgcccagcTTTCGCGCCCTGTGCCTCGAGTCTAATCATCCTCTACCAGACAAGTTATCCGCTGTTGAATGCCAGAAGCTCGCCCCTACCATGGTTAAAGTGAAGGCTCTTTTGGGGAATGGTTTAAGCGGTATCgacttggtccgggtttggcttgcctggcggaTCATCCCATTGAGCCGACGTCCTGGTTTGATGTGCACCTACACATGCGAGAAGAATGATCCTTTGCGGCACAGCCCTGATGATTTACCTGATGACGTCATTGATAATATGACAAAGTCGCTTTTGAACGAAAGCCTAGCAGACTGTGGCAAGGTGGGCTTAAaccctttctgcaaagctaacccgacTCCAGCG GCTAATGACAAATTTTGGAAAGAAAAATATGATCACGAAGCTGCAAAGAGAGCtaggaaggccaagagagccgccaggaaagccgccgTCAAAAAGAAAGGAAACAAGAGCAGCGCTTCAGACTTGCTTCGACTAGAAgatacctctgagtcggag gaggACACGAGAACGAGTAACAGAgtggatgaagag attcatgagagccggaggcagacccggaccagtaagGACGTAGAACTCTCATCCGTCTTACCAAATACACCAAGGAAACGTCGGAATGAGGTCACCTCCAACTTAActcctttttatcctttggcgggtctcactcgtcaaccactcaactcttttgactcaaattatcaggacaCTTTGCCTTCCTCCGATGACTCGCTCCAGTCCaacatgccggcttttaagaccgctccagg CGGAAAAGCGAAGCCCAGCAAGAAGGTGAAGAAAagcaagccggccgaagagccatcTTTCAAAGAGCCAGAACTCCAGACGGCCGCTCCCGAGGCCTCTGTTCCTGAGCCGCCGCTTGAACCGGCGCATGACACACCAACATCAACTATCGACCCGCCTGCCGAACAAACCGCCGATGGTTCTGAAAACCTTGAAGTCTCTAGCCCGGCCAAGATAGACGACCCACAGGATGCTGATGTTGTAATCACCAAGACTGGCTAcactgagccggggagacctactgtgctAGCCAAGTGTTCTGCCAAAGAAGAGCACCTGGAACGTTGTAAGGTCAGATTTGACGTTgctgattatactcacatgagcattggggaagttttttctggatatcttagccaagtgcacagcagccgtgacctcgaagttgatatggtgaagcaaatgcactaG
- the LOC123039621 gene encoding uncharacterized protein isoform X1, with the protein MPPKTPITCNWVKSIVIDSTFDDFMKTVYLPKKEIMSYRAPNPTEEKPQPKEGEVIVFTDHMNRGFPPPGLKFFRDVLHFFDLHPQDIKPNSMSNICNFQVFCEVYLGEEPSLLLLRELFYLNRQNERANGPSLKLGGVSIQRRRDAIFPYANPPSHPKDWNQTWLYCQDTSPAYENPLPSFRALCLESNHPLPDKLSAVECQKLAPTMVKVKALLGNGLSGIDLVRVWLAWRIIPLSRRPGLMCTYTCEKNDPLRHSPDDLPDDVIDNMTKSLLNESLADCGKVGLNPFCKANPTPAANDKFWKEKYDHEAAKRARKAKRAARKAAVKKKGNKSSASDLLRLEDTSESEVALDSLGSFFNHLIDTDYHQEDTRTSNRVDEEIHESRRQTRTSKDVELSSVLPNTPRKRRNEVTSNLTPFYPLAGLTRQPLNSFDSNYQDTLPSSDDSLQSNMPAFKTAPGGKAKPSKKVKKSKPAEEPSFKEPELQTAAPEASVPEPPLEPAHDTPTSTIDPPAEQTADGSENLEVSSPAKIDDPQDADVVITKTGYTEPGRPTVLAKCSAKEEHLERCKVRFDVADYTHMSIGEVFSGYLSQVHSSRDLEVDMVKQMH; encoded by the exons ATGCCGCCCAAAACACCCATTACATGCAATTGGGTCAAGTCCATCGTCATAGATAGCACATTTGACGATTTTATGAAGACTGtctatctgccaaagaaggaaatcatgtcctatcgTGCACCTAATCCAACCGAAGAAAAGCCTCAACCTAAAGAGGGGGAAGTCATCgtcttcactgatcacatgaaccgagGCTTTCCCCCACCCGGCTTAAAGTTTTTTAGAGACGTCTTACACTTCTTTgacctccatcctcaagacatcaaaCCCAACTCCatgtctaatatttgcaactttcaagtgttttgtgaggtttatcttggagaagaacccagcttgctgctcttgagagagttattttatttgaaccgccagaatgaacgtgccaacgggcctagttTGAAACTTGGTGGGGTCTCAATCCAAAGACGGAGAGACGCCATTTTCCCTTATGCAAATCCaccaagtcaccccaaagactggaaccaaacttggttatattgtcaagacacttctccggcttatgagaaccctctgcccagcTTTCGCGCCCTGTGCCTCGAGTCTAATCATCCTCTACCAGACAAGTTATCCGCTGTTGAATGCCAGAAGCTCGCCCCTACCATGGTTAAAGTGAAGGCTCTTTTGGGGAATGGTTTAAGCGGTATCgacttggtccgggtttggcttgcctggcggaTCATCCCATTGAGCCGACGTCCTGGTTTGATGTGCACCTACACATGCGAGAAGAATGATCCTTTGCGGCACAGCCCTGATGATTTACCTGATGACGTCATTGATAATATGACAAAGTCGCTTTTGAACGAAAGCCTAGCAGACTGTGGCAAGGTGGGCTTAAaccctttctgcaaagctaacccgacTCCAGCG GCTAATGACAAATTTTGGAAAGAAAAATATGATCACGAAGCTGCAAAGAGAGCtaggaaggccaagagagccgccaggaaagccgccgTCAAAAAGAAAGGAAACAAGAGCAGCGCTTCAGACTTGCTTCGACTAGAAgatacctctgagtcggaggtagcccttgactctctaggctccttttttaaccaccttattgacactgattatcatcaggaggACACGAGAACGAGTAACAGAgtggatgaagag attcatgagagccggaggcagacccggaccagtaagGACGTAGAACTCTCATCCGTCTTACCAAATACACCAAGGAAACGTCGGAATGAGGTCACCTCCAACTTAActcctttttatcctttggcgggtctcactcgtcaaccactcaactcttttgactcaaattatcaggacaCTTTGCCTTCCTCCGATGACTCGCTCCAGTCCaacatgccggcttttaagaccgctccagg CGGAAAAGCGAAGCCCAGCAAGAAGGTGAAGAAAagcaagccggccgaagagccatcTTTCAAAGAGCCAGAACTCCAGACGGCCGCTCCCGAGGCCTCTGTTCCTGAGCCGCCGCTTGAACCGGCGCATGACACACCAACATCAACTATCGACCCGCCTGCCGAACAAACCGCCGATGGTTCTGAAAACCTTGAAGTCTCTAGCCCGGCCAAGATAGACGACCCACAGGATGCTGATGTTGTAATCACCAAGACTGGCTAcactgagccggggagacctactgtgctAGCCAAGTGTTCTGCCAAAGAAGAGCACCTGGAACGTTGTAAGGTCAGATTTGACGTTgctgattatactcacatgagcattggggaagttttttctggatatcttagccaagtgcacagcagccgtgacctcgaagttgatatggtgaagcaaatgcactaG
- the LOC123039621 gene encoding uncharacterized protein isoform X5, producing MPPKTPITCNWVKSIVIDSTFDDFMKTVYLPKKEIMSYRAPNPTEEKPQPKEGEVIVFTDHMNRGFPPPGLKFFRDVLHFFDLHPQDIKPNSMSNICNFQVFCEVYLGEEPSLLLLRELFYLNRQNERANGPSLKLGGVSIQRRRDAIFPYANPPSHPKDWNQTWLYCQDTSPAYENPLPSFRALCLESNHPLPDKLSAVECQKLAPTMVKVKALLGNGLSGIDLVRVWLAWRIIPLSRRPGLMCTYTCEKNDPLRHSPDDLPDDVIDNMTKSLLNESLADCGKVGLNPFCKANPTPAANDKFWKEKYDHEAAKRARKAKRAARKAAVKKKGNKSSASDLLRLEDTSESEEDTRTSNRVDEEIHESRRQTRTSKDVELSSVLPNTPRKRRNEDTLPSSDDSLQSNMPAFKTAPGGKAKPSKKVKKSKPAEEPSFKEPELQTAAPEASVPEPPLEPAHDTPTSTIDPPAEQTADGSENLEVSSPAKIDDPQDADVVITKTGYTEPGRPTVLAKCSAKEEHLERCKVRFDVADYTHMSIGEVFSGYLSQVHSSRDLEVDMVKQMH from the exons ATGCCGCCCAAAACACCCATTACATGCAATTGGGTCAAGTCCATCGTCATAGATAGCACATTTGACGATTTTATGAAGACTGtctatctgccaaagaaggaaatcatgtcctatcgTGCACCTAATCCAACCGAAGAAAAGCCTCAACCTAAAGAGGGGGAAGTCATCgtcttcactgatcacatgaaccgagGCTTTCCCCCACCCGGCTTAAAGTTTTTTAGAGACGTCTTACACTTCTTTgacctccatcctcaagacatcaaaCCCAACTCCatgtctaatatttgcaactttcaagtgttttgtgaggtttatcttggagaagaacccagcttgctgctcttgagagagttattttatttgaaccgccagaatgaacgtgccaacgggcctagttTGAAACTTGGTGGGGTCTCAATCCAAAGACGGAGAGACGCCATTTTCCCTTATGCAAATCCaccaagtcaccccaaagactggaaccaaacttggttatattgtcaagacacttctccggcttatgagaaccctctgcccagcTTTCGCGCCCTGTGCCTCGAGTCTAATCATCCTCTACCAGACAAGTTATCCGCTGTTGAATGCCAGAAGCTCGCCCCTACCATGGTTAAAGTGAAGGCTCTTTTGGGGAATGGTTTAAGCGGTATCgacttggtccgggtttggcttgcctggcggaTCATCCCATTGAGCCGACGTCCTGGTTTGATGTGCACCTACACATGCGAGAAGAATGATCCTTTGCGGCACAGCCCTGATGATTTACCTGATGACGTCATTGATAATATGACAAAGTCGCTTTTGAACGAAAGCCTAGCAGACTGTGGCAAGGTGGGCTTAAaccctttctgcaaagctaacccgacTCCAGCG GCTAATGACAAATTTTGGAAAGAAAAATATGATCACGAAGCTGCAAAGAGAGCtaggaaggccaagagagccgccaggaaagccgccgTCAAAAAGAAAGGAAACAAGAGCAGCGCTTCAGACTTGCTTCGACTAGAAgatacctctgagtcggag gaggACACGAGAACGAGTAACAGAgtggatgaagag attcatgagagccggaggcagacccggaccagtaagGACGTAGAACTCTCATCCGTCTTACCAAATACACCAAGGAAACGTCGGAATGAG gacaCTTTGCCTTCCTCCGATGACTCGCTCCAGTCCaacatgccggcttttaagaccgctccagg CGGAAAAGCGAAGCCCAGCAAGAAGGTGAAGAAAagcaagccggccgaagagccatcTTTCAAAGAGCCAGAACTCCAGACGGCCGCTCCCGAGGCCTCTGTTCCTGAGCCGCCGCTTGAACCGGCGCATGACACACCAACATCAACTATCGACCCGCCTGCCGAACAAACCGCCGATGGTTCTGAAAACCTTGAAGTCTCTAGCCCGGCCAAGATAGACGACCCACAGGATGCTGATGTTGTAATCACCAAGACTGGCTAcactgagccggggagacctactgtgctAGCCAAGTGTTCTGCCAAAGAAGAGCACCTGGAACGTTGTAAGGTCAGATTTGACGTTgctgattatactcacatgagcattggggaagttttttctggatatcttagccaagtgcacagcagccgtgacctcgaagttgatatggtgaagcaaatgcactaG